The Yamadazyma tenuis chromosome 2, complete sequence sequence gaacttgatcaaaaattCCAACGAAGTTAACACTGAGTTTACAGAGAACATCCATACCGTAAGTCCTACACCTCCAAGAACCACAAATGGTAAACCAAATAGTCTTTCAATGGGATAAGGGAGATACCCGGGCGGGAGATGGAAAAGCACCGCCTTTCTGAACCAGAGCCTGAAGAACCAAATAGGCAAAGTCGTTAACACACTGATGAGTAAACCCAAATATTTCACCACACCAGCTTTCTCCGATGCCAAACCTTGGTTTAACTGATCAATTTCGGCCAAGAGCTTGTCATGCTGACGGTTGAGCTTCGTCCATTTTGCATACTCATCTTGGGCACTCACGgcttttctttggaggtTTACCTTCCTTGCTTCCAGAGATTTATTTGAAATCTCCAGTAGCTTTGAGTGGCCCAACTTGCCAGCAACCTGGCAGTATGATCTCCAGGTCAAGTCTTGGATGTTTTTCTTTCCCACCACCTCAATGATCTTCTTAAATAGCAACACGGTCAACaccgtcaccaacaagGTCGATGGATATAAATCAAAAGATACCATTATGAAGGGTATTCTCAGTTAGCTTTGTCGTTTGGGTTACAAAACGGTAGGTTCGCACTTTTTTCTGGTGATGCGCTACCCATTATCATTCTTCACAAGTTTGAGGCGTTCATATTCATCAAGCCCAGTTAATCGGTTCCACCCATCTACTTTTGTGCATCATGTCCAGCGGAGGAGAAGATGATTATGTTCCTTGGATCCAACAATTCTGCAACTTATTCGGCCACGACTACTTTGTGCCTATATCGCAAGAATTCATCGAGGATGATTTTAACTTAACAGGTTTATCTCTGCAAGTTCCCTACTATCGTGAAGCCCTCTACACGATTCTAGACTACCAAGTGGATACTGCCGACGACAGTTCCAATAGTGGCCTGAAAAATAAGGGAGACTTACCCAATAAAGCCTTATTGGCACACTCTGCAGAGTTGTTATACGGGTTGATACATGCTCGATACATAATATCCAAGCCAGGATTGACGGCCATGGCGTCCAAGTTTGAACGTAATGAGTTCGGATCGTGTCCTCGTCTTCACTGTGATGGAATGCACTTGATGCCCTGTGGAGCCACTGATTTACCAGGTCAAGAAACCGTTAGACTATATTGTCCATGCTGCAACGATATATATCTCCCGCTGAGCTCGCGGTACTTGAACATCGACGGGGCATTTTTTGGCACCACCTTCCCTGGTTTGTTGATCAGAATGTTTCCCGAAATTGAACACCAGTGTAAGTTAAGGATCGACAAGGTGAACCAAGACGAGCTGGGATTACGGTTGTTTGGATTCAAAGTCAACGAGATGAGTGCAAGCGGCCCCAGAATGAAGTGGCTCAGAATGCATCCTAAGAGTACCGAACAGAAAAAAGAGTTTGATAGCTGCCAGCTAACGCTTCCAAGCTCAGATGagatggaagaagaagacgacgaTGTAGACGAAGAAcaagacgatgatgacgataaCACGATGGCGAGCTCGGGCTCATAGGCACTGCTTCAGATTGTATCATAACACAACATATACGTATATTTTATATATCCATAATTCATCAATTCAATTATCCATAATTCAATGGGTAAGAAGAACGGGTTTACCAGGTTCCCAGTCCTTGATGCCATTTTGAATGTTCACCCAATACTTGAGACGAATAGCCTCTAGCATCACCTTGTCCCAGTCAATTGGTGTTTCTATTAACAATTGGTCAATGGTTTCTTCAGTCTCTTCTATTCTCACTTTATTTTCATCTGATAACGGTTCTAGGTCTTCTTCACTATTGGCAAACTCAAGTGATTCATGAGCGTCTAGCACCGTCATTAACATTCCTTTGTATTCCAAAGATG is a genomic window containing:
- the CKB1 gene encoding casein kinase 2 regulatory subunit (EggNog:ENOG503NXI9; COG:D,K,T), with product MSSGGEDDYVPWIQQFCNLFGHDYFVPISQEFIEDDFNLTGLSSQVPYYREALYTILDYQVDTADDSSNSGSKNKGDLPNKALLAHSAELLYGLIHARYIISKPGLTAMASKFERNEFGSCPRLHCDGMHLMPCGATDLPGQETVRLYCPCCNDIYLPSSSRYLNIDGAFFGTTFPGLLIRMFPEIEHQCKLRIDKVNQDESGLRLFGFKVNEMSASGPRMKWLRMHPKSTEQKKEFDSCQLTLPSSDEMEEEDDDVDEEQDDDDDNTMASSGS
- the GET1 gene encoding GET complex subunit get1 (COG:U; EggNog:ENOG503P1QW) — encoded protein: MVSFDLYPSTLLVTVLTVLLFKKIIEVVGKKNIQDLTWRSYCQVAGKLGHSKLSEISNKSSEARKVNLQRKAVSAQDEYAKWTKLNRQHDKLLAEIDQLNQGLASEKAGVVKYLGLLISVLTTLPIWFFRLWFRKAVLFHLPPGYLPYPIERLFGLPFVVLGGVGLTVWMFSVNSVLTSLEFLIKFPFETPVEKPSPVDKSKVEEVKHQN